In a genomic window of Phycodurus eques isolate BA_2022a chromosome 2, UOR_Pequ_1.1, whole genome shotgun sequence:
- the hnrnph3 gene encoding heterogeneous nuclear ribonucleoprotein H3 isoform X2, with amino-acid sequence MGHRYIEVFKSNRSEMDWVLKRSGPADYDSSSGCMLRLRGLPFGCSKEEIVQFFSGLRIVPNGITLPVDYQGRSTGEAFVQFASKEITEKARGKHKERIGHRYIEIFKSSRVEIRSYLDEPRRAIGGQRPGPYDRPVMEGPRVGYFGSGPNRGGSLMDSMRGGGGYGGGYGHTFDSYNGLNTYGFGNCMLDERVREERGARGYSYSRQAEGGSSYHGGHFVHMRGLPFRASELDVAKFFSPLNPLRVHIDVALNGKLTGEADVEFRSHGDAVAAMSKDKNHMQHRYIELFLNSTSSGAETSRGGYYGNSGGGSRSSGLRGVY; translated from the exons ATGGGACACCGATACATTGAGG TGTTCAAGTCAAACCGTAGTGAGATGGACTGGGTGCTGAAGCGTAGTGGCCCTGCTGACTATGACAGCTCCAGTGGCTGCATGCTGAGACTCAGAGGCCTGCCCTTTGGCTGCAGCAAGGAGGAAATTGTTCAATTCTTTTCAG GGTTGAGAATCGTGCCGAATGGGATTACTCTGCCAGTGGACTACCAGGGGAGAAGCACAGGGGAAGCCTTCGTGCAGTTTGCCTCAAAGGAGATAACAGAAAAGGCTCGGGGGAAACACAAGGAAAGGATAGGGCACAG GTACATAGAGATCTTTAAGAGCAGTCGCGTCGAGATCCGATCTTACCTCGACGAACCCCGGCGGGCCATCGGGGGCCAGAGGCCGGGGCCATACGACAGACCCGTGATGGAGGGCCCCAGGGTAGGCTACTTTGGCTCTGGTCCCAATCGTGGCGGTTCTCTCATGGACTCCATGAGGGGCGGAGGGGGCTACGGGGGAG GTTACGGACATACTTTTGACAGCTACAATGGTTTAAATACCTACGGCTTTGGGAACTGCATGTTGGATGAGCGTGTAAGAGAAGAGCGAGGAGCAAGAG GCTACAGTTACAGTCGTCAGGCTGAAGGAGGCTCAAGTTACCACGGCGGCCATTTTGTCCACATGAGGGGTTTGCCTTTCCGCGCCAGCGAGCTGGACGTCGCCAAA TTCTTCTCACCTTTGAACCCACTGAGAGTCCACATCGATGTCGCTCTCAACGGCAAGTTGACAGGAGAGGCCGACGTCGAGTTTCGCTCCCACGGGGACGCCGTGGCTGCCATGTCCAAAGACAAGAACCACATGC AGCACCGCTACATCGAGCTCTTTCTCAACTCGACCTCCAGCGGAGCTGAAACGA GTCGTGGTGGTTACTATGGTAATTCAGGAGGAGGCTCACGGAGCAGCGGGCTGCGAGGCGTATACTGA
- the hnrnph3 gene encoding heterogeneous nuclear ribonucleoprotein H3 isoform X1, with product MSSNEEGYVVKIRGLPWACTQMEVASFFSDCDIVGKVNGVCFTYSKEGRPSGEAFIEVKTSEDFKNALCKDRKYMGHRYIEVFKSNRSEMDWVLKRSGPADYDSSSGCMLRLRGLPFGCSKEEIVQFFSGLRIVPNGITLPVDYQGRSTGEAFVQFASKEITEKARGKHKERIGHRYIEIFKSSRVEIRSYLDEPRRAIGGQRPGPYDRPVMEGPRVGYFGSGPNRGGSLMDSMRGGGGYGGGYGHTFDSYNGLNTYGFGNCMLDERVREERGARGYSYSRQAEGGSSYHGGHFVHMRGLPFRASELDVAKFFSPLNPLRVHIDVALNGKLTGEADVEFRSHGDAVAAMSKDKNHMQHRYIELFLNSTSSGAETSRGGYYGNSGGGSRSSGLRGVY from the exons ATGTCTTCCAACGAAGAAGGTTACGTGGTCAAGATCAGAGGCCTTCCTTGGGCCTGCACCCAGATGGAGGTGGCCAGTTTCTTCTCTG ACTGTGACATCGTAGGCAAAGTCAACGGCGTGTGTTTCACCTACTCGAAAGAAGGACGCCCCAGTGGAGAGGCATTTATTGAAGTAAAAACCTCGGAGGATTTCAAGAATGCTCTTTGTAAAGATCGTAAATACATGGGACACCGATACATTGAGG TGTTCAAGTCAAACCGTAGTGAGATGGACTGGGTGCTGAAGCGTAGTGGCCCTGCTGACTATGACAGCTCCAGTGGCTGCATGCTGAGACTCAGAGGCCTGCCCTTTGGCTGCAGCAAGGAGGAAATTGTTCAATTCTTTTCAG GGTTGAGAATCGTGCCGAATGGGATTACTCTGCCAGTGGACTACCAGGGGAGAAGCACAGGGGAAGCCTTCGTGCAGTTTGCCTCAAAGGAGATAACAGAAAAGGCTCGGGGGAAACACAAGGAAAGGATAGGGCACAG GTACATAGAGATCTTTAAGAGCAGTCGCGTCGAGATCCGATCTTACCTCGACGAACCCCGGCGGGCCATCGGGGGCCAGAGGCCGGGGCCATACGACAGACCCGTGATGGAGGGCCCCAGGGTAGGCTACTTTGGCTCTGGTCCCAATCGTGGCGGTTCTCTCATGGACTCCATGAGGGGCGGAGGGGGCTACGGGGGAG GTTACGGACATACTTTTGACAGCTACAATGGTTTAAATACCTACGGCTTTGGGAACTGCATGTTGGATGAGCGTGTAAGAGAAGAGCGAGGAGCAAGAG GCTACAGTTACAGTCGTCAGGCTGAAGGAGGCTCAAGTTACCACGGCGGCCATTTTGTCCACATGAGGGGTTTGCCTTTCCGCGCCAGCGAGCTGGACGTCGCCAAA TTCTTCTCACCTTTGAACCCACTGAGAGTCCACATCGATGTCGCTCTCAACGGCAAGTTGACAGGAGAGGCCGACGTCGAGTTTCGCTCCCACGGGGACGCCGTGGCTGCCATGTCCAAAGACAAGAACCACATGC AGCACCGCTACATCGAGCTCTTTCTCAACTCGACCTCCAGCGGAGCTGAAACGA GTCGTGGTGGTTACTATGGTAATTCAGGAGGAGGCTCACGGAGCAGCGGGCTGCGAGGCGTATACTGA
- the dna2 gene encoding LOW QUALITY PROTEIN: DNA replication ATP-dependent helicase/nuclease DNA2 (The sequence of the model RefSeq protein was modified relative to this genomic sequence to represent the inferred CDS: deleted 1 base in 1 codon): MKRTKLKLPKATPGAQRDISTFFTSGNKGLPPKSPVSGVRCKTDPQVQNGGVLATGSYSPLKRSILGVIENVLPSSPDLMVPETPSSQMLLSSSRGHEELSPGTRRETSPGQKPVNSSPFYRSPRSKGLSVMSDGERGRCGLLKRAFSPSEELHEPKRPRTTNALEASPERERKHEGETVFTAIIEQKTAESKSVAFHVHTPDEQAARPAAQACVEEEDVHSVEKDAQKTASESFDGVEHEVKSSDENPAGGNTGTTSPFSVEESLDGRWFTEQMEPSDCLVPKEKPHKLPDHVILRGGPNNRYLVLNVEESPTQKVLTITHFKFLQPTETCLLKDGWEMTPVVRGDMVHLEGCADAGSWVVDREHGLLVLLPDYLVSGTSISSSIRCMRRAVLGEMFKSFDGGSKQMLNGTIIHKVFQRAATAKDFSLATLSNMAEEALHSPQHLGDMYSLGVTQDEMKQELHDYLPSLELWAKEYLISPMPKAIRLKIPSGGGVTGRAQDSATATITELADIEENVWSPRFGLKGKIDLTARVRIQRTRNVSQRSSEVMTIPLELKTGRESNSIEHRSQVILYTLMTLERYGPPAGFLLYLKTGNLYPVVPSHVDRRELLKLRNTMVHYVHNSVQKGVEGSRLARLPDIVTDKKVCHYCPQRRNCALYERVLEGTSADISDDFLQQETGHLTATHLDYFAHWLLLCSLEAAGMEARNGRKRVWLQTPEKSEKKGSCIGNLQLIGPASVQSEGVFLHRFQRANEAHDSNGCGLASGDRVVLSDQGGRFVALATGYLCDVSRTSVSCTLDRDVSKLSGEVFRLDADEGVMGLSTHLTNLSRLMESSQDSDRLRELVVGLRPPEFIFNLSSVLPKEAKDTVANILKGLNKPQKQAMKKVLLSKDYTLIVGMPGTGKTTTICTLVRILHASGFSVLVTSYTHSAVDNILLKLKRFKVSFLRLGQGQKVHPDILPYTEETVRKNGVHTLSELEQLYSKELVVGTTCMGIKHPIFTRRRFDFCIVDEASQISQPICLGPLFYANRFVLVGDHQQLSPIVHDKEARSLGMNESLFKRLECHSEAVVHLNVQYRMNRQIMSLSNCLMYDGRLVCGSERTASALLSLPSLTSVQSELDSDAHPRHDLAWIQAVLIPSKPVCFLDCSMVPALESVEQGGISNRTEAAIIHLLLSLLIKAGCKASDVGVIAPYRQQLRSVSALLQSSAFRGVEVNTVDKYQGRDKSLIVLSFVRSTTEDENLGELLKDWRRLNVAITRAKHKLLMVGSASTLRRYTPVEKLLNHLEQENMIIQLPPSADRALPMMLL; this comes from the exons ATGAAAAGAACCAAACTGAAGCTTCCCAAG GCGACACCAGGAGCACAGAGAGACATCTCTACCTTCTTTACCTCTGGAAACAAG GGTTTACCCCCTAAGTCACCAGTAAGCGGTGTGCGCTGCAAGACCGACCCGCAGGTCCAAAATGGAGGTGTCTTGGCCACGGGATCGTACTCTCCCTTAAAGAGGAGCATCCTCGGGGTTATTGAGAAC GTTCTTCCCTCCTCACCAGACCTCATGGTTCCCGAGACCCCAAGTAGTCAGATGTTACTTTCATCCTCTAGAGGCCATGAAGAGCTGAGCCCTGGGACCAGGAGAGAAACCTCTCCTGGACAGAAACCTGTCAACTCGTCCCCCTTCTATCGAAGTCCTCGTTCCAAAGGGCTGAGTGTAATGTCAGACGGCGAACGGGGGCGATGTGGCTTGTTGAAAAGGGCCTTTAGTCCTTCTGAAGAGCTCCATGAACCTAAGAGACCAAGAACCACAAATGCACTGGAGGCCAGTCCCGAGAGAGAACGCAAACATGAAGGAGAGACTGTTTTTACCGCCATAATAGAGCAGAAGACGGCAGAAAGCAAAAGCGTAGCGTTCCACGTGCACACCCCTGACGAGCAAGCTGCCCGACCTGCAGCGCAGGCATGTGTAGAGGAAGAAGACGTCCACTCAGTGGAGAAAGATGCTCAAAAAACAGCGTCAGAATCTTTTGACGGGGTCGAGCACGAAGTGAAATCATCCGATGAGAACCCAGCAGGAG gGAACACTGGGACCACGTCGCCATTTTCTGTGGAAGAGAGTTTGGATGGGCGTTGGTTCACAGAGCAGATGGAGCCGAGTGACTGTCTCGTGCCCAAGGAGAAACCCCA TAAGTTACCAGATCACGTGATCCTCCGTGGAGGTCCAAACAACCGCTACTTGGTTTTAAAcgtggaggagagtccgactCAAAAAGTCTTGACAATCACACACTTCAAATTTCTGCAACCCACCGAGACGTGTCTGCTGAAAGATGGCTG GGAGATGACGCCTGTTGTTCGCGGCGACATGGTCCACCTGGAGGGCTGCGCCGACGCTGGATCCTGGGTGGTGGACCGAGAACATGGCCTGCTGGTTTTACTTCCAGACTATCTGGTTTCAGGCACCAGCATCTCCAGCTCCATCCGCTGTATGAGGCGGGCCGTGCTCGGGGAGATGTTTAAG AGTTTTGATGGTGGCTCCAAGCAGATGCTAAACGGCACCATCATCCACAAAGTGTTCCAGAGAGCAGCCACAGCTAAAGATTTCTCTTTGGCCACTTTGTCCAACATGGCTGAGGAGGCTCTGCACAGTCCCCAGCACCTGGGGGACAT GTACAGTTTGGGTGTAACTCAGGATGAGATGAAGCAGGAGCTGCATGATTACCTGCCCTCATTGGAGCTCTGGGCAAAGGAATACCTCATATCGCCAATGCCAAAAGCCATCAGGCTCAAAAT CCCCAGCGGTGGTGGGGTGACGGGCAGGGCGCAGGACTCCGCCACCGCTACGATTACAGAGCTGGCCGACATCGAAGAGAACGTCTGGTCGCCGCGGTTCGGCCTCAAAGGGAAAATCGACCTGACGGCACGGGTTCGAATCCAAAGAACGCGAAATGTCAGCCAACGGTCCTCTGAAGTGATGACCATCCCCTTGGAGCTGAAAACTGGAAGGGAGTCCAACTCGATAGAACATCGCAGTCAG GTGATTCTGTACACCCTGATGACGTTGGAGAGATACGGTCCTCCAGCCGGTTTCTTGCTTTACCTGAAGACCGGAAACCTTTATCCTGTTGTCCCCAGCCACGTGGACCGCAGAG AATTGCTGAAGCTGAGGAACACCATGGTTCATTACGTCCACAACTCCGTGCAGAAGGGCGTGGAGGGAAGTCGCCTAGCCAGACTTCCTGACATTGTAACAGACAAAAAGGTCTGCCACTATTGCCCTCAAAGGAGAAACTGTGCTCTGTATGAAAG GGTGTTGGAAGGCACGTCCGCAGACATCAGTGATGACTTCCTGCAGCAGGAAACGGGGCACCTGACCGCCACGCACCTGGACTATTTCGCCCACTGGCTGCTGCTCTGCAGTCTCGAGGCCGCCGGCATGGAGGCCAGGAATGGCCGAAAGCGTGTGTGGCTCCAGACGCCTGAGAAAAG CGAGAAGAAAGGAAGTTGCATCGGGAACCTGCAGCTGATCGGCCCTGCGAGCGTCCAGTCGGAGGGCGTTTTCCTTCATCGCTTCCAGCGGGCTAACGAGGCGCACGATTCAAACGGCTGCGGCCTGGCCAGCGGGGATCGCGTTGTCCTTAGCGACCAGGGAGGTCGTTTTGTTGCCCTGGCAACAGGCTACCTGTGTGATGTCAGCAGGACCTCCGTCAGTTGTACCTTGGACAG GGACGTGTCTAAGCTCAGCGGGGAAGTGTTTCGATTGGATGCAGATGAAGGCGTGATGGGCCTCAGCACTCACTTGACCAATCTCTCCAGACTGATGGAAAGCAGTCAAGATAG TGATCGTCTGAGAGAGTTGGTTGTGGGTCTTCGTCCTCCGGAGTTTATTTTCAATCTCAGTTCAGTTCTGCCCAAAGAGGCCAAGGACACAGTGGCAAACATCCTCAAAG GTCTCAATAAACCCCAGAAGCAGGCCATGAAGAAAGTGTTGTTGTCTAAAGACTATACATTGATTGTTGGCATGCCCGGGACAGGCAAAACCACCACCATCTGCACCCTG GTTCGCATCTTACACGCGTCTGGCTTCAGCGTGTTGGTGACGAGCTACACGCACTCCGCTGTCGACAATATCCTGTTGAAGCTTAAGCGCTTCAAAGTCAGCTTCCTGCGTCTTGGCCAAGGCCAAAAG GTCCATCCAGACATCCTTCCGTACACGGAGGAAACTGTCAGGAAGAATGGAGTTCATACTCTGTCAGAACTGGAGCAGCTTTATAGCAAAGAG CTGGTTGTGGGAACAACTTGCATGGGCATCAAGCATCCTATTTTCACACGGCGGCGCTTCGACTTCTGCATTGTGGATGAAGCGTCACAGATCAGCCAACCCATCTGCCTGGGCCCGCTGTTCTACGCCAACAGATTTGTCCTGGTTGGGGACCACCAACAGCTGTCCCCAATAGTGCATGATAAGGAAGCAAG GTCACTAGGGATGAATGAGAGTCTGTTTAAGCGACTGGAGTGCCATTCTGAAGCTGTGGTCCACCTCAACGTCCAGTACCGCATGAACAG GCAGATCATGTCCCTGAGCAACTGTCTGATGTATGACGGCCGTTTGGTGTGCGGCTCGGAGAGGACGGCGTCGgctctcctctctctcccctcgcTGACGTCCGTCCAGTCGGAGCTCGATTCTGATGCGCATCCCCGCCACGATCTGGCATGGATACAGGCTGTGTTGATACCTAGCAAACCAGTTTGCTTCCTGGATTGCTCAATG GTGCCAGCTTTGGAGTCAGTGGAACAGGGAGGCATAAGCAATCGCACCGAGGCGGCCATCATCCACCTTCTTCTGTCATTGTTGATAAAG GCCGGCTGTAAGGCCAGCGATGTAGGCGTCATCGCCCCTTACAGGCAACAACTGAGGAGTGTCTCGGCTCTGCTGCAGTCGTCTGCTTTTCGCGGCGTGGAGGTGAACACGGTGGACAAATACCAAGGACGGGATAAGAGTCTCATTGTGCTCTCTTTTGTCAGGAGTACCACAGAAGACGAAaat CTAGGAGAGCTGTTGAAGGACTGGCGCCGCCTGAATGTCGCCATCACCAGGGCTAAACACAAACTGCTCATGGTGGGCTCCGCGTCCACGCTCAGACGATACACTCCCGTGGAGAAACTTCTCAATCATCTGGAGCAGGAGAACATG ATTATCCAACTCCCTCCGTCAGCCGACAGAGCCTTACCCATGATGCTCCTGTGA